In the genome of Ammospiza nelsoni isolate bAmmNel1 chromosome 7, bAmmNel1.pri, whole genome shotgun sequence, one region contains:
- the PKP4 gene encoding plakophilin-4 isoform X3, whose protein sequence is MRRVSSVPSRAQSPSYMVGTSMSPSRGSLRTSLGSGYGSPGVAEQRPLPSHAYSSTTLPVQRAGSPYGAHRPASPSAVRRAGSLTSRQANPGGGTAPYSAAGRLGSPLALADVQARVGSPSQAQLGSSSPKRSGMTAVPQHLGTTLQRTVHDMEPYGQQYDIYERMVPPRPDSLTGLRSSYASQHSQLGQELRSAVSPDMHITPIYEGRTFYSPVYRSPNHGAVELHHGSQAALFRAGSGMGNLQRSSSQRSTLTYQRNTYGLPSAAALAEPLRALPFRLPEPGYGRLPPAPDGGTTRSPSIDSIHKDPRQFAWRDPELPEVIHMLQHQFPSVQANAAAYLQHLCFGDNKVKTEVCRLGGIKHLVDLLDHRVLEVQKNACGALRNLVYGKSTDENKIAMKNVGGIPALLRLLRKSVDGEVKELVTGVLWNLSSCDAVKMTIIRDALSTLTNTVIVPHSGWNSSSFDDDHKIKFQTSLVLRNTTGCLRNLSSAGEEARKQMRSCEGLVDSLLYVIHTCVNTSDYDSKTVENCVCTLRNLSYRLELEVPQARLLGINELDDLLGKESPSKDSEPSCWGKKKKKKKKTSQEDQWDGVGPIPGFSKSPKGVEMLWHPSVVKPYLTLLAESSNPATLEGSAGSLQNLSAGNWKFAAYIRAAVRKEKGLPILVELLRMDNDRVVSSVATALRNMALDVRNKELIGKYAMRDLVNRLPGGNGPSILSDETVAAICCALHEVTSKNMENAKALADTGGIEKLVNITKGRGDRSSLKVVKAAAQVLNTLWQYRDLRSIYKKDGWNQSHFITPVSTLERERFKSHPSLSTANQQMSPVMQSVGSTSSSPALLGIREPRSEYDRTHPSMQYYSSQGDVIAHKDIYTGSSKASPIYISSYSSPAREQNRRLQQHQQLYYSQEDTTRKNYDAYRLYLQSPHSYEDPYFDDRVHFPATSDYTTQYGLKSTTNYVDFYSTRRSSYRAEQYPGSPDSWV, encoded by the exons ATGAGACGGGTCAGTTCGGTGCCATCCAGAGCCCAGTCTCCCTCCTACATGGTGGGCACGAGCATGTCCCCGTCGCGGGGGTCGCTGCGGACGTCTCTGGGCAGCGGGTACGGCTCTCCCGGCGTGGCCGAGCAGAGGCCCCTGCCCTCGCACGCGTACTCGTCCACCACGCTGCCCGTGCAGCGGGCGGGCTCCCCGTACGGCGCGCACCGGCCGGCCTCGCCCTCGGCCGTGCGCCGCGCCGGCTCGCTCACCTCGCGGCAGGCCAACCCCGGCGGCGGCACTGCCCCGTACTCCGCAGCTGGCAGGCTCGGCTCTCCTCTCGCCCTTGCCGATGTGCAAGCCAGAGTGGGCTCTCCGTCCCAGGCCCAGCTGGGGTCCTCTTCCCCGAAGCGCTCTGGCATGACGGCGGTTCCACAGCACCTGGGGACCACGCTGCAGAGGACGGTTCACGACATGGAGCCGTATGGACAGCAGTACGATATCTATGAGAGGATGGTTCCCCCGCGGCCAGATAGCCTCACAG GCCTGAGGAGTTCGTACGcgagccagcacagccagctggggcaggagctgcgcTCGGCGGTGTCCCCGGACATGCACATCACGCCCATCTACGAGGGCAGGACGTTCTACAGCCCCGTGTACCGCAGCCCCAACCACGGCGCCGTCGAGCTGCACCACGGCTCCCAGGCCGCCCTGTTCCGCGCCGGCTCCG GCATGGGTAACCTGCAGCGATCCTCCAGCCAGCGCAGCACCCTCACGTACCAAAGAAACACCTACGGGCTGCCCTCGGCGGCCGCGCTGGCGGAGCCGCTGCGGGCGCTGCCGTTCCGGCTGCCCGAGCCCGGCTACGGCCGCCTGCCCCCCGCGCCCGACGGCGGCACCACGCGCTCGCCCTCCATCGACAGCATCCACAAGGACCCCAGGCAA TTTGCGTGGCGAGATCCGGAGCTGCCTGAGGTCATCCACATGCTGCAGCACCAGTTCCCCTCGGTGCAGGCCAACGCCGCTGCCTAtctgcagcacctctgcttTGGGGATAACAAGGTGAAAACAGAG GTCTGTAGGCTAGGAGGTATCAAGCACCTGGTGGATCTCCTGGATCACAGAGTCCTGGAGGTTCAGAAGAATGCCTGTGGTGCGTTGAGGAACCTCGTTTATGGAAAGTCCACTGATGAGAACAAAATAGCCATGAAGAACGTGGGAGGGATACCTGCCCTTCTGCGGCTGCTGAGGAAGTCAGTCGATGGCGAGGTCAAAGAGCTGGTGACAG GGGTTCTCTGGAACTTGTCTTCGTGTGATGCCGTGAAGATGACAATCATTAGAGATGCCCTGTCCACGCTGACCAACACTGTGATAGTGCCCCACTCGGGATGGAACAGCTCCTCCTTTGATGATGatcataaaattaaatttcagacTTCCCTCGTTCTGCGCAATACAACAGGATGCCTGAG AaacctgagctctgctggggaaGAGGCACGAAAGCAGATGAGGTCCTGCGAAGGACTGGTCGATTCGCTGCTCTACGTGATCCACACCTGTGTGAACACCTCAGATTATGATAGCAAG ACAGTGGAGAATTGTGTGTGCACCTTGAGGAACCTTTCCTACCGCTTGGAACTGGAGGTGCCTCAGGCACGGCTGCTGGGAATCAATGAACTGGATGACTTGTTGGGAAAAGAGTCACCCAGCAAAGACTCTGAGCCAAGCtgctgggggaagaaaaagaagaagaaaaaaaaaacttcccaGGAGGATCAG TGGGATGGAGTTGGCCCTATCCCGGGATTTTCCAAGTCTCCTAAAGGGGTGGAGATGCTCTGGCACCCATCGGTGGTGAAGCCATACCTGACACTGCTGGCAGAGAGCTCCAACCCAGCCACTctggagggctctgcaggatcACTCCAGAACCTTTCTGCAGGCAATTGGAAG TTCGCAGCCTACATCCGCGCTGCCgtgaggaaggagaaggggctGCCCATCCTcgtggagctgctgaggatggACAACGACAGAGTGGTGTCATCTGTGGCCACTGCCTTAAGGAACATGGCCTTAGACGTCCGGAACAAGGAGCTTATTG GCAAATACGCGATGCGAGACCTGGTCAATCGGCTGCCAGGAGGCAACGGGCCCAGCATCCTGTCGGATGAGACGGTGGCCGCGatctgctgtgccctgcacgAGGTCACCAGCAAGAACATGGAGAATGCCAAGGCCCTCGCCGACACCGGTGGCATAGAGAAGCTGGTCAACATAACAAAGGGAAGAGGTGACAG GTCCTCACTGAAGGTTGTCAAGGCGGCGGCCCAGGTACTGAACACGCTGTGGCAGTACCGAGACCTCCGGAGCATTTACAAAAAG GATGGATGGAATCAAAGTCACTTTATTACACCCGTATCAACACTGGAACGAGAGAGGTTCAAATCCCATCCTTCTCTATCCACAGCCAATCAGCAGATGTCACCTGTCATGCAGTCAG TTGGCAGCACGTCCTCGTCCCCGGCTTTGTTGGGAATCAGAGAGCCTCGCTCCGAGTACGACAGGACGCACCCTTCTATGCAGTATTACAGTAGCCAGGGCGATGTCATTGCACATAAAGACATCTACACTG GTTCTAGCAAAGCTTCACCAATTTACATCAGTTCCTATTCCTCACCAGCGAGAGAGCAGAACCGGCGGCTGCAG CAGCATCAGCAATTGTACTACAGCCAAGAAGATACCACCAGGAAAAACTACGATGCCTATCGGTTGTACCTGCAGTCCCCACACAGCTACGAGGACCCTTACTTTGACGATCGAGTTCACTTTCCTGCTACTTCAGATTACACAACACAGTATGGACTGAAATCAACCACCAATTATGTAGACTTTTATTCCACCAGACGATCCTCTTACCGAGCAGAACAGTACCCAGGCTCTCCTGACTCCTGGGTGtag
- the PKP4 gene encoding plakophilin-4 isoform X2: MNSYSDSGYQEISSFHNSQNLNKAELRQQHSLGGPLNNHDVVRSSRAEGQASVQPSGTTAANRVMRRVSSVPSRAQSPSYMVGTSMSPSRGSLRTSLGSGYGSPGVAEQRPLPSHAYSSTTLPVQRAGSPYGAHRPASPSAVRRAGSLTSRQANPGGGTAPYSAAGRLGSPLALADVQARVGSPSQAQLGSSSPKRSGMTAVPQHLGTTLQRTVHDMEPYGQQYDIYERMVPPRPDSLTGLRSSYASQHSQLGQELRSAVSPDMHITPIYEGRTFYSPVYRSPNHGAVELHHGSQAALFRAGSGMGNLQRSSSQRSTLTYQRNTYGLPSAAALAEPLRALPFRLPEPGYGRLPPAPDGGTTRSPSIDSIHKDPRQFAWRDPELPEVIHMLQHQFPSVQANAAAYLQHLCFGDNKVKTEVCRLGGIKHLVDLLDHRVLEVQKNACGALRNLVYGKSTDENKIAMKNVGGIPALLRLLRKSVDGEVKELVTGVLWNLSSCDAVKMTIIRDALSTLTNTVIVPHSGWNSSSFDDDHKIKFQTSLVLRNTTGCLRNLSSAGEEARKQMRSCEGLVDSLLYVIHTCVNTSDYDSKTVENCVCTLRNLSYRLELEVPQARLLGINELDDLLGKESPSKDSEPSCWGKKKKKKKKTSQEDQWDGVGPIPGFSKSPKGVEMLWHPSVVKPYLTLLAESSNPATLEGSAGSLQNLSAGNWKFAAYIRAAVRKEKGLPILVELLRMDNDRVVSSVATALRNMALDVRNKELIGKYAMRDLVNRLPGGNGPSILSDETVAAICCALHEVTSKNMENAKALADTGGIEKLVNITKGRGDRSSLKVVKAAAQVLNTLWQYRDLRSIYKKDGWNQSHFITPVSTLERERFKSHPSLSTANQQMSPVMQSVGSTSSSPALLGIREPRSEYDRTHPSMQYYSSQGDVIAHKDIYTGSSKASPIYISSYSSPAREQNRRLQQHQQLYYSQEDTTRKNYDAYRLYLQSPHSYEDPYFDDRVHFPATSDYTTQYGLKSTTNYVDFYSTRRSSYRAEQYPGSPDSWV; this comes from the exons CCTTCAGGCACTACCGCTGCCAACCGTGTGATGAGACGGGTCAGTTCGGTGCCATCCAGAGCCCAGTCTCCCTCCTACATGGTGGGCACGAGCATGTCCCCGTCGCGGGGGTCGCTGCGGACGTCTCTGGGCAGCGGGTACGGCTCTCCCGGCGTGGCCGAGCAGAGGCCCCTGCCCTCGCACGCGTACTCGTCCACCACGCTGCCCGTGCAGCGGGCGGGCTCCCCGTACGGCGCGCACCGGCCGGCCTCGCCCTCGGCCGTGCGCCGCGCCGGCTCGCTCACCTCGCGGCAGGCCAACCCCGGCGGCGGCACTGCCCCGTACTCCGCAGCTGGCAGGCTCGGCTCTCCTCTCGCCCTTGCCGATGTGCAAGCCAGAGTGGGCTCTCCGTCCCAGGCCCAGCTGGGGTCCTCTTCCCCGAAGCGCTCTGGCATGACGGCGGTTCCACAGCACCTGGGGACCACGCTGCAGAGGACGGTTCACGACATGGAGCCGTATGGACAGCAGTACGATATCTATGAGAGGATGGTTCCCCCGCGGCCAGATAGCCTCACAG GCCTGAGGAGTTCGTACGcgagccagcacagccagctggggcaggagctgcgcTCGGCGGTGTCCCCGGACATGCACATCACGCCCATCTACGAGGGCAGGACGTTCTACAGCCCCGTGTACCGCAGCCCCAACCACGGCGCCGTCGAGCTGCACCACGGCTCCCAGGCCGCCCTGTTCCGCGCCGGCTCCG GCATGGGTAACCTGCAGCGATCCTCCAGCCAGCGCAGCACCCTCACGTACCAAAGAAACACCTACGGGCTGCCCTCGGCGGCCGCGCTGGCGGAGCCGCTGCGGGCGCTGCCGTTCCGGCTGCCCGAGCCCGGCTACGGCCGCCTGCCCCCCGCGCCCGACGGCGGCACCACGCGCTCGCCCTCCATCGACAGCATCCACAAGGACCCCAGGCAA TTTGCGTGGCGAGATCCGGAGCTGCCTGAGGTCATCCACATGCTGCAGCACCAGTTCCCCTCGGTGCAGGCCAACGCCGCTGCCTAtctgcagcacctctgcttTGGGGATAACAAGGTGAAAACAGAG GTCTGTAGGCTAGGAGGTATCAAGCACCTGGTGGATCTCCTGGATCACAGAGTCCTGGAGGTTCAGAAGAATGCCTGTGGTGCGTTGAGGAACCTCGTTTATGGAAAGTCCACTGATGAGAACAAAATAGCCATGAAGAACGTGGGAGGGATACCTGCCCTTCTGCGGCTGCTGAGGAAGTCAGTCGATGGCGAGGTCAAAGAGCTGGTGACAG GGGTTCTCTGGAACTTGTCTTCGTGTGATGCCGTGAAGATGACAATCATTAGAGATGCCCTGTCCACGCTGACCAACACTGTGATAGTGCCCCACTCGGGATGGAACAGCTCCTCCTTTGATGATGatcataaaattaaatttcagacTTCCCTCGTTCTGCGCAATACAACAGGATGCCTGAG AaacctgagctctgctggggaaGAGGCACGAAAGCAGATGAGGTCCTGCGAAGGACTGGTCGATTCGCTGCTCTACGTGATCCACACCTGTGTGAACACCTCAGATTATGATAGCAAG ACAGTGGAGAATTGTGTGTGCACCTTGAGGAACCTTTCCTACCGCTTGGAACTGGAGGTGCCTCAGGCACGGCTGCTGGGAATCAATGAACTGGATGACTTGTTGGGAAAAGAGTCACCCAGCAAAGACTCTGAGCCAAGCtgctgggggaagaaaaagaagaagaaaaaaaaaacttcccaGGAGGATCAG TGGGATGGAGTTGGCCCTATCCCGGGATTTTCCAAGTCTCCTAAAGGGGTGGAGATGCTCTGGCACCCATCGGTGGTGAAGCCATACCTGACACTGCTGGCAGAGAGCTCCAACCCAGCCACTctggagggctctgcaggatcACTCCAGAACCTTTCTGCAGGCAATTGGAAG TTCGCAGCCTACATCCGCGCTGCCgtgaggaaggagaaggggctGCCCATCCTcgtggagctgctgaggatggACAACGACAGAGTGGTGTCATCTGTGGCCACTGCCTTAAGGAACATGGCCTTAGACGTCCGGAACAAGGAGCTTATTG GCAAATACGCGATGCGAGACCTGGTCAATCGGCTGCCAGGAGGCAACGGGCCCAGCATCCTGTCGGATGAGACGGTGGCCGCGatctgctgtgccctgcacgAGGTCACCAGCAAGAACATGGAGAATGCCAAGGCCCTCGCCGACACCGGTGGCATAGAGAAGCTGGTCAACATAACAAAGGGAAGAGGTGACAG GTCCTCACTGAAGGTTGTCAAGGCGGCGGCCCAGGTACTGAACACGCTGTGGCAGTACCGAGACCTCCGGAGCATTTACAAAAAG GATGGATGGAATCAAAGTCACTTTATTACACCCGTATCAACACTGGAACGAGAGAGGTTCAAATCCCATCCTTCTCTATCCACAGCCAATCAGCAGATGTCACCTGTCATGCAGTCAG TTGGCAGCACGTCCTCGTCCCCGGCTTTGTTGGGAATCAGAGAGCCTCGCTCCGAGTACGACAGGACGCACCCTTCTATGCAGTATTACAGTAGCCAGGGCGATGTCATTGCACATAAAGACATCTACACTG GTTCTAGCAAAGCTTCACCAATTTACATCAGTTCCTATTCCTCACCAGCGAGAGAGCAGAACCGGCGGCTGCAG CAGCATCAGCAATTGTACTACAGCCAAGAAGATACCACCAGGAAAAACTACGATGCCTATCGGTTGTACCTGCAGTCCCCACACAGCTACGAGGACCCTTACTTTGACGATCGAGTTCACTTTCCTGCTACTTCAGATTACACAACACAGTATGGACTGAAATCAACCACCAATTATGTAGACTTTTATTCCACCAGACGATCCTCTTACCGAGCAGAACAGTACCCAGGCTCTCCTGACTCCTGGGTGtag